The following proteins come from a genomic window of Diprion similis isolate iyDipSimi1 chromosome 8, iyDipSimi1.1, whole genome shotgun sequence:
- the LOC124409480 gene encoding protein hu-li tai shao isoform X6 encodes MLHLTVGVNIVHQALINTVIKHAGFMEDYADEGSLEWVLAGGGARMADTSQQELSEPHTNGAVDGLTEEEKSKMRPADIDADMREMERRKRVEMMMNSRLFREELERIIETQMKDGGAGPSGLLQQISDMMGAQGARFNSNVFKSSNCVVPINDIRGVESMGYAKGEKLLRCKLAAVFRLLDLYGWTQGVGGHITARLNQDQEHFLVNPYGLLYHEVTASSLVKVDMQGAVVEQGTTNFGVHITGFQLHSTIHAARPDIKCIIHITTPSVIAVSSLKCGLLPLGQESIVIGEVSTHQYIGGVFEPEEKEKISRNLGPVNKIMFLTNRGALCCGETVEEAFYNVYNTVLACETQLKLIPVGIDNLTLITEESRKAIFEASRKAPVPQHASVAEPSPLADKLEKRWRIGGTEFEALMRMLDNAGFRTGYIYRHPLIKGEPPRPRNDVEVPPAVSSLGYLLEEEELYKQGLWKGGRKGTDRTRWLNSPNVYQKVEILETGTPDPKKITKWVTDGSPTHSSTPVKIESALQFVPKNTNPKEFKQLQQQIKDYRRADKISAGPQSHILEGVTWDEAKKMQDATISATGEQVVLVGAASKGIIQRGFQHNAMVYKTPYAKNPFDAVTDQELDQYKKDVERKQKGDPYDESQSESEALSSFNVSRATHESSTAKSPIQSPVSVTSETEEESRDEPRVLRIETKQVPAPSQPEVVLSDGENTVNGDHSDAHHSTFSQSSKEGSMSQDVSVSEESPKKEKKKKKGLRTPSFLKKKKEKKKSVEA; translated from the exons ATGCTGCATCTCACTGTCGGTGTAAATATAGTTCATCAAGCGCTCATAAACACTGTAATAAAGCATGCCGGTTTTATGGAGGATTATGCGGATGAAGGCTCGTTG gAGTGGGTGTTAGCTGGGGGTGGTGCGAGGATGGCGGACACGAGTCAGCAGGAGCTCTCGGAGCCGCACACTAATGGGGCAGTAGATGGTCTtaccgaagaagaaaaaagtaaaatgcgGCCTGCGGATATAGATGCT GATATGCGTGAGATGGAGAGAAGGAAGAGGGTCGAGATGATGATGAACTCTAGACTCTTCCGAGAAGAATTGGAGCGAATTATTGAAACACAAATGAAAGATGGGGGCGCAGGACCTTCTGGACttcttcaacaaatttctGATATGATGGGCGCACAGGGTGCTCGCTTTAACTCAAATGTGTTCAAAA GTTCAAACTGCGTGGTGCCTATAAATGACATTCGAGGAGTCGAGAGCATGGGATATGCTAAAGGTGAAAAACTGCTACGATGCAAGCTAGCTGCTGTGTTTCGATTGCTTGATCTCTACGGATGGACGCAGGGTGTCGGAGGCCACATTACGGCACGTCTAAATCAGGATCAGGAACACTTTTTGGTCAATCCTTACGGTCTTCTCTATCATGAAGTCACCGCATCTAGTTTGGTCAAAGTAGATATGCAGGGGGCTGTCGTTGAGCAGGGAACGACCAACTTTGGTGTACATATTACCGGATTTCAGTTACATTCAACAATACATGCTGCTAGACCCGACATCAAATGCATCATCCACATCACAACTCCGTCCGTTATAGCT GTTTCATCTTTGAAGTGCGGACTGTTGCCTCTTGGCCAGGAAAGTATAGTAATCGGAGAGGTCAGCACGCACCAATATATCGGTGGCGTCTTTGAGCctgaggaaaaggaaaagatatCAAGAAATTTAGGTCCAGTGAACAAGATAATGTTTTTAACAAATCGTGGGGCATTGTGCTGCGGGGAGACTGTGGAGGAAGCATTTTACAATGTTTACAATACAGTTTTGGCTTGTGAAACGCAGCTGAAACTAATACCAGTTGGTATCGACAACCTTACCCTTATTACGGAGGAATCAAGAAAGGCCATATTCGAAGCATCCAGAAAGGCCCCTGTTCCACAACATGCCTCTGTTGCCGAACCATCGCCTCTAGCTGACAAACTCGAAAAACGCTGGCGAATTGGTGGAACTGAATTTGAGGCTCTCATGAGAATGCTTGACAACGCC GGTTTTCGCACTGGCTACATTTACAGACATCCATTGATCAAAGGAGAGCCTCCAAGACCACGTAACGATGTTGAGGTACCTCCCGCAGTATCTTCCTTAGGCTACCTTCTAGAGGAAGAGGAGCTCTACAAACAGGG GCTGTGGAAGGGAGGTCGGAAAGGAACTGACAGAACGCGCTGGCTTAACTCACCGAATGTTTATCAAAAGGTTGAAATCTTGGAGACCGGCACCCCAGACCCGAAGAAGATAACTAAG TGGGTGACGGACGGATCGCCAACACATAGCAGTACCCCCGTCAAGATCGAAAGTGCTCTACAATTTGTACCCAAAAATACGAATCCCAAGGAATTCAAGCAACTTCAACAACAG ATTAAAGACTATCGTCGAGCAGACAAAATATCTGCTGGTCCGCAATCGCACATACTTGAAGGAGTAACTTGGGACGAAGCCAAAAAAATGCAG GATGCTACCATCAGTGCGACTGGCGAACAAGTTGTGTTGGTTGGAGCAGCTAGCAAGGGTATCATTCAGAGAGGATTCCAGCATAATGCAATGGTGTACAAAACTCCGTATGCGAAGAATCCGTTTGATGCTGTAACGGACCAAGAACTTGATCAATACAAAAAGGACGTGGAGCGCAAACAGAAGGGAGATCCCT ATGACGAATCACAATCAGAATCTGAGGCTTTGTCGTCTTTCAATGTAAGCCGTGCCACCCATGAATCCAGCACTGCCAAAAGCCCAATCCAATCACCTGTCTCTGTAACGTCAGAGACGGAAGAGGAGAGCAGAGATG AACCACGAGTATTACGAATAGAAACGAAGCAAGTACCTGCGCCAAGTCAGCCTGAGGTTGTGCTCAGTGACG GAGAAAACACAGTGAATGGCGACCATTCTGACGCACATCACAGTACATTCTCCCAAAGCAGCAAAGAG GGTTCCATGTCGCAGGATGTGAGCGTTAGCGAGGAGTCCCccaaaaaagagaagaagaagaagaagggacTGAGGACGCCATCTTTccttaagaaaaagaaggaaaaaaagaagtctGTCGAGGCGTAG
- the LOC124409480 gene encoding protein hu-li tai shao isoform X4: protein MADTSQQELSEPHTNGAVDGLTEEEKSKMRPADIDADMREMERRKRVEMMMNSRLFREELERIIETQMKDGGAGPSGLLQQISDMMGAQGARFNSNVFKSSNCVVPINDIRGVESMGYAKGEKLLRCKLAAVFRLLDLYGWTQGVGGHITARLNQDQEHFLVNPYGLLYHEVTASSLVKVDMQGAVVEQGTTNFGVHITGFQLHSTIHAARPDIKCIIHITTPSVIAVSSLKCGLLPLGQESIVIGEVSTHQYIGGVFEPEEKEKISRNLGPVNKIMFLTNRGALCCGETVEEAFYNVYNTVLACETQLKLIPVGIDNLTLITEESRKAIFEASRKAPVPQHASVAEPSPLADKLEKRWRIGGTEFEALMRMLDNAGFRTGYIYRHPLIKGEPPRPRNDVEVPPAVSSLGYLLEEEELYKQGLWKGGRKGTDRTRWLNSPNVYQKVEILETGTPDPKKITKWVDQNAEEWVTDGSPTHSSTPVKIESALQFVPKNTNPKEFKQLQQQIKDYRRADKISAGPQSHILEGVTWDEAKKMQDATISATGEQVVLVGAASKGIIQRGFQHNAMVYKTPYAKNPFDAVTDQELDQYKKDVERKQKGDPYDESQSESEALSSFNVSRATHESSTAKSPIQSPVSVTSETEEESRDEPRVLRIETKQVPAPSQPEVVLSDEPTAAAVVVDSPLVQQAQIQQVEQQSLFITQQKPTVDATSEFLNEMRRSAVSEPRNDLNRRGENTVNGDHSDAHHSTFSQSSKEGSMSQDVSVSEESPKKEKKKKKGLRTPSFLKKKKEKKKSVEA from the exons ATGGCGGACACGAGTCAGCAGGAGCTCTCGGAGCCGCACACTAATGGGGCAGTAGATGGTCTtaccgaagaagaaaaaagtaaaatgcgGCCTGCGGATATAGATGCT GATATGCGTGAGATGGAGAGAAGGAAGAGGGTCGAGATGATGATGAACTCTAGACTCTTCCGAGAAGAATTGGAGCGAATTATTGAAACACAAATGAAAGATGGGGGCGCAGGACCTTCTGGACttcttcaacaaatttctGATATGATGGGCGCACAGGGTGCTCGCTTTAACTCAAATGTGTTCAAAA GTTCAAACTGCGTGGTGCCTATAAATGACATTCGAGGAGTCGAGAGCATGGGATATGCTAAAGGTGAAAAACTGCTACGATGCAAGCTAGCTGCTGTGTTTCGATTGCTTGATCTCTACGGATGGACGCAGGGTGTCGGAGGCCACATTACGGCACGTCTAAATCAGGATCAGGAACACTTTTTGGTCAATCCTTACGGTCTTCTCTATCATGAAGTCACCGCATCTAGTTTGGTCAAAGTAGATATGCAGGGGGCTGTCGTTGAGCAGGGAACGACCAACTTTGGTGTACATATTACCGGATTTCAGTTACATTCAACAATACATGCTGCTAGACCCGACATCAAATGCATCATCCACATCACAACTCCGTCCGTTATAGCT GTTTCATCTTTGAAGTGCGGACTGTTGCCTCTTGGCCAGGAAAGTATAGTAATCGGAGAGGTCAGCACGCACCAATATATCGGTGGCGTCTTTGAGCctgaggaaaaggaaaagatatCAAGAAATTTAGGTCCAGTGAACAAGATAATGTTTTTAACAAATCGTGGGGCATTGTGCTGCGGGGAGACTGTGGAGGAAGCATTTTACAATGTTTACAATACAGTTTTGGCTTGTGAAACGCAGCTGAAACTAATACCAGTTGGTATCGACAACCTTACCCTTATTACGGAGGAATCAAGAAAGGCCATATTCGAAGCATCCAGAAAGGCCCCTGTTCCACAACATGCCTCTGTTGCCGAACCATCGCCTCTAGCTGACAAACTCGAAAAACGCTGGCGAATTGGTGGAACTGAATTTGAGGCTCTCATGAGAATGCTTGACAACGCC GGTTTTCGCACTGGCTACATTTACAGACATCCATTGATCAAAGGAGAGCCTCCAAGACCACGTAACGATGTTGAGGTACCTCCCGCAGTATCTTCCTTAGGCTACCTTCTAGAGGAAGAGGAGCTCTACAAACAGGG GCTGTGGAAGGGAGGTCGGAAAGGAACTGACAGAACGCGCTGGCTTAACTCACCGAATGTTTATCAAAAGGTTGAAATCTTGGAGACCGGCACCCCAGACCCGAAGAAGATAACTAAG tGGGTGGATCAAAATGCTGAGGAG TGGGTGACGGACGGATCGCCAACACATAGCAGTACCCCCGTCAAGATCGAAAGTGCTCTACAATTTGTACCCAAAAATACGAATCCCAAGGAATTCAAGCAACTTCAACAACAG ATTAAAGACTATCGTCGAGCAGACAAAATATCTGCTGGTCCGCAATCGCACATACTTGAAGGAGTAACTTGGGACGAAGCCAAAAAAATGCAG GATGCTACCATCAGTGCGACTGGCGAACAAGTTGTGTTGGTTGGAGCAGCTAGCAAGGGTATCATTCAGAGAGGATTCCAGCATAATGCAATGGTGTACAAAACTCCGTATGCGAAGAATCCGTTTGATGCTGTAACGGACCAAGAACTTGATCAATACAAAAAGGACGTGGAGCGCAAACAGAAGGGAGATCCCT ATGACGAATCACAATCAGAATCTGAGGCTTTGTCGTCTTTCAATGTAAGCCGTGCCACCCATGAATCCAGCACTGCCAAAAGCCCAATCCAATCACCTGTCTCTGTAACGTCAGAGACGGAAGAGGAGAGCAGAGATG AACCACGAGTATTACGAATAGAAACGAAGCAAGTACCTGCGCCAAGTCAGCCTGAGGTTGTGCTCAGTGACG AACCAACAGCAGCTGCCGTTGTCGTGGATTCTCCTTTGGTTCAACAGGCACAAATTCAGCAAGTAGAGCAACAATCTCTATTTATTACCCAGCAAAAACCTACAG TGGATGCAACGTCAGAGTTCCTTAACGAGATGCGACGCTCTGCAGTAAGCGAACCACGAAATGATCTCAACAGGCGAG GAGAAAACACAGTGAATGGCGACCATTCTGACGCACATCACAGTACATTCTCCCAAAGCAGCAAAGAG GGTTCCATGTCGCAGGATGTGAGCGTTAGCGAGGAGTCCCccaaaaaagagaagaagaagaagaagggacTGAGGACGCCATCTTTccttaagaaaaagaaggaaaaaaagaagtctGTCGAGGCGTAG